GAGCGTGAAGGTGACCTGCGAACGCATCGCCGGCGAGGTGCGCGCCACCTTCGGCAGCGCCGCCAATCCGCTGCGCAGCCTGGCCGGCAAGCCCGTGAAGCTCACCCGGCTGATCGAGCACCCCTACGACGTGCTGGGCCGCGCCGAGGGCACCCTGGAACTGCTGGAGCGCGGGGTGCGCCTGGGCGGCGAACTGCACGATTTCGCCGGCGGCGTCACCGTGACCGGCGTGCCCTACCAGCACGCCACCGTGGCCGTGCCGCGCGGCCTGATGAAAAAGCCGCTGATGTATCGCTACGAGGTCGCGGACGCTCCAGCCTAACCGTAACGGGGGACGCGTGCCCGGCCGCTGCGCCGTCCGGCAGATGCAGACCGGGATGCCGCGCCGTATACTCCACGGTGCAGTGACCGGGAAGAGTACCCGGCGGGCACCGACAGGAAGCCGAGGCCGCGACTGAGAGCCCCGGCCGGAGCGCCACCGGCGAACGTCACCCGCGAGCACGGCGGCAGATCTCCGCAGCGGAGGGTAGAGCCGTCCGGGAGCGCCCGTTACAGCGCACACGAGGGCTCCACATCCAGTGGGGAAGAGCGGTGGTACCGCGGGGCACACAGTCTCGTCCGCATCCGGCCAGTCCACGACGGACCGGCGCCGGCGGAGGAGGTCACGCCATGGTCACGTTCTCTCCCAGCTCTCGCGCCGCCTCATGGGCCGCCGCCTGTCGCCTGCCCCGGCGAACACGGCGCGTCCTCGCGGGTGGTGAGACCAGGGCGCTTGTCCAGGGCCGGCTCCATGACGCCGGCGCCAGGGTGACTCCCGGGGTAGGGCCGTCGCTCCTGCCCACCCCCGCCTCGGACGGGCTCCTGTTCCCTGCCGGGTGGCCGGTCTCTGCCATTGCCACACCGGCCCTCACCGCACCGCTTCCCAACCTCACGACACTCCTCATCCCGTCCACGCCATCCCAGGAGATCCGCGCATGACCGAGCCCACCGTGACCCCCGACCCGCTGCCCGAGACCGAGTCCGCCCACACGGATTCAGCCCTGTCCAAGGCCTTCGATCCGCAGGCGGTCGAGCCGAAGTGGGCGCAGCGCTGGCGCCAGGAACCCTTCCGCGCCGACGCCTCCAGCGGCAAGGAGCCCTTCACCATCGTGATCCCGCCGCCCAACGTGACCGGGAACCTGCACCTAGGGCACGCGCTGGACAACACCCTGATCGACATCCTGATCCGCCAGAAGCGCATGGCCGGCTACGAGGCGCTGTACCTGCCGGGCATGGACCACGCCGGGATCAGCACCCAGGTGGTCGTGGAGCGTCAGCTGCGCGAGCAGGGCGTGTCCCGCCACGACCTGGGCCGCGAGAAGTTTCTGGACAACGTGTGGGAGTGGAAGGCCGAGTCCGGCGGGATGATCCTGAACCAGCTCTCGCGCCTGGGCGTGAGCGCCGACTGGACGCGCGAGCGCTTCACCATGGACGAGGGCCTGAGCCGCGCCGTGCGCCATCAGTTCGTGAAGCTGTACCACGACGGAGCGGCGTACCGTGGCGAGCGCATCGTGAACTGGGACGTGGCCGCGCAGACCACGCTGTCGGAACTGGAGATCGACCGCGAGGTCCGCAAGGGCAAGATGACCACGCTGTCGTACAAGCTGCGCGATCCGCACGCGGCGCCCAGCAACGGCGAGGCCGGCGAGATCCGTATCGCCACCGTGCGGCCGGAGACGATCTTCGCGGACCAGGCGATCGCCGTGCATCCCGCCGATGGGCGGTTCGCTCACCTGGTCGGCCAGGAAGCGCGCATCCCCCTGACCGACCGGTACGTGCCGATCATCGCGGACGAGGCCGTGGAGATGGAGTTCGGGGTGGGCGCCCTGAAGATCACCCCGGCGCACGACCCCACCGACTTCGAGATCGGGGACCGCCACGGCCTCGCCCGGCCCAGCGTGATCGACCTGACCGGGAACCTGACGGGTGACCTGGTGCCCGAGGCCTTCCGGGGGATGGAGCGCTTCGCGGCCCGCAAGGCGGTCGTGAAGGCCCTGACGGAGTCCGGCGACCTGGTCGAGGAGAAAGACCACGACACCGCCATCGGCCTGAGCGAGCGCACCAAGGTACCGGTCGAGCCGATCGTGTCCACGCAGTGGTTCGTGCACATGAAGCCCTTCGCGCAGCAGGTGCTGGACGGGCTGGAGAGGGGCGACATCCAGCTCACGCCGGACCGGTACGCCAAGGTGAACCGCGACTGGCTGGAGAACATCCGCGACTGGAACATCAGCCGCCAGCTGTGGTGGGGCCACCAGATCCCCGCGTGGTATGACGAGGACGGCACCATCTACGTGCCGGACCCCGAGAACCCTGACCTGGACTGTGATCAGGACCCCCGCTACGCGCACCTGACGCTCCACCGCGACCCGGACGTGTTCGACACGTGGTTCTCCAGCAACCTGTGGCCGTTCTCCACGCTGGGCTGGCCCGACACCGACAGCGAGGACTTCCGCAAGTTCTACCCCACGCAGGTGCTCGTGACCGGCTACGACATCCTGTTCTTCTGGGTGGCCCGGATGCAGATGGCCGGCTACGCCCTGACCGGTCAGGCGCCCTTCCAGACGGTCATGCTGCACGGCCTGTACCTCGACGAGAAAGGCCAGAAGATGTCCAAGAGCAAGGGCAACGGCATCGACCCGCTGCAGCTCTTCGACCAGTACGGCGTGGACGCGTGCCGCTTCGCGTTCGCGTTCCTCTCGACGGGTGGACAGGACATCCGGCACGATCCCCGGCGCTTTGAGCAGGGCCGCAACTTCGTGAACAAGCTGTGGAACGCCGCGCGCTTCGACCGCATGCGCCTCGCCGAGGGCACCGCCGCCCTGAGCGGCACGGACGACCTGACCCGCTACGTGAAGGCCGCGTCCGAGGCGCCCACCGGCCCGCTGCCGCGCAGCCGCGACATCCTGGCCGCGCTGAAGGAACGCCCGGATCTGGGGCTGGCGGAGCGCTGGATCATCTCGCGCCTGAACGCCGTGACGGCCGAGGCGACCGCGCATCTGGACGCCTACGACCTGGGCGCCGCGATCCGTACGCTGTACGCCTTCACGTGGGACGAGTTCTGCGACTGGTACATCGAGGCGGCCAAACCGGCCCTGGCCGGCGGGAACCTCGCCACTCTTGCCACCCTGAAGGCCGTGCTGGAGCACATCCTGAAGCTGCTGCACCCCTTCATGCCCTTCGTGACCAGCGAGATCTACGCCTCGCTGGGGCACCGCCAGCAGCTCGCCGTGCATACGTGGCCGGCGGCCAGGCCTGACCTGCACGACGCCGAGGCCACCCAGGCGTTTACCGCCCTGCGCGCCGCCGTGGCCGCTGCCCGCAGCCTCAAGAGCGAGCTGGGCCTGAGTCCGCAAGATCGCCTGGACGTGGCGGTCGAGGGCGACCTGGCGGACACCGTGCACGCCAACGCGCCGGTCGTGAGCGGCATCGCCCGCGTGACCCTGGTGCCGAGCCTGGAGGGCCGCACTCTGACGCTGGTCGAGCAGGGCGTGACCGTCCGGGCGCCGCTGGAGGGCACCGTGGACGTCGCCGAGTGGCTGGGCAAGCAGAAAAAGCGCCTCGCGGAGTTCGACAAGCAGATCAAGCAGGCACAGGGCAAGCTGGGGAACGAGGGCTTCGTGGCCCGCGCCCCCGCCGAGGTGATCGAGGAGGAACGCCGCCGCGTGGCGGACTTCAGCGCGCAGAAGGAGCGGCTGGAGGGCGTGCTGGCACAGTTCGGGTGAGCGTGCTCTGCGCGGCCCGCTCCCGGTGGTGGGGCGGGCTGCGTCCCTTACCCTAGACGGCATGGTTGCCACCGTCCACCTCCTGATTGGCCTGCCCGGGGCCGGCAAGACCACCCTGGCGCGGCGGCTGGAGGCCGAGCACGCGGCGCTGCGCCTCACGCCGGACGAATGGATGGCGCCGCTGTTCGGCGCGGGCGAGGCCGGCGAGAAACGCTGGGTGCTGGAATCCGAGCTGCTGTGGGGCGTCGCCGCGCGGGCGCTGACCCTGGGCGTGAGCGTGGTGCTCGACTACGGCTGCTGGGCGCGCGAGGAACGCGACCTGTTCCGCGCCCGGACTGCCGCGCTGGGGGCGCGCTTCGAACTGCACGTGCTGGACGTGTCGCTGGACACCCTGTGGGCGCGGCTGGACCGCCGCAACCGGACACTGCCGCCCTCCACCTTTCCCGTGACCCGCGCTGAGCTGGACGAGTGGGCCGGGTGGTACGAGGTGCCGGA
This region of Deinococcus metalli genomic DNA includes:
- a CDS encoding valine--tRNA ligase translates to MTEPTVTPDPLPETESAHTDSALSKAFDPQAVEPKWAQRWRQEPFRADASSGKEPFTIVIPPPNVTGNLHLGHALDNTLIDILIRQKRMAGYEALYLPGMDHAGISTQVVVERQLREQGVSRHDLGREKFLDNVWEWKAESGGMILNQLSRLGVSADWTRERFTMDEGLSRAVRHQFVKLYHDGAAYRGERIVNWDVAAQTTLSELEIDREVRKGKMTTLSYKLRDPHAAPSNGEAGEIRIATVRPETIFADQAIAVHPADGRFAHLVGQEARIPLTDRYVPIIADEAVEMEFGVGALKITPAHDPTDFEIGDRHGLARPSVIDLTGNLTGDLVPEAFRGMERFAARKAVVKALTESGDLVEEKDHDTAIGLSERTKVPVEPIVSTQWFVHMKPFAQQVLDGLERGDIQLTPDRYAKVNRDWLENIRDWNISRQLWWGHQIPAWYDEDGTIYVPDPENPDLDCDQDPRYAHLTLHRDPDVFDTWFSSNLWPFSTLGWPDTDSEDFRKFYPTQVLVTGYDILFFWVARMQMAGYALTGQAPFQTVMLHGLYLDEKGQKMSKSKGNGIDPLQLFDQYGVDACRFAFAFLSTGGQDIRHDPRRFEQGRNFVNKLWNAARFDRMRLAEGTAALSGTDDLTRYVKAASEAPTGPLPRSRDILAALKERPDLGLAERWIISRLNAVTAEATAHLDAYDLGAAIRTLYAFTWDEFCDWYIEAAKPALAGGNLATLATLKAVLEHILKLLHPFMPFVTSEIYASLGHRQQLAVHTWPAARPDLHDAEATQAFTALRAAVAAARSLKSELGLSPQDRLDVAVEGDLADTVHANAPVVSGIARVTLVPSLEGRTLTLVEQGVTVRAPLEGTVDVAEWLGKQKKRLAEFDKQIKQAQGKLGNEGFVARAPAEVIEEERRRVADFSAQKERLEGVLAQFG
- a CDS encoding AAA family ATPase translates to MVATVHLLIGLPGAGKTTLARRLEAEHAALRLTPDEWMAPLFGAGEAGEKRWVLESELLWGVAARALTLGVSVVLDYGCWAREERDLFRARTAALGARFELHVLDVSLDTLWARLDRRNRTLPPSTFPVTRAELDEWAGWYEVPDAEELAPTATPPFASRVWTADA